A single genomic interval of Coccidioides posadasii str. Silveira chromosome 1, complete sequence harbors:
- a CDS encoding uncharacterized protein (EggNog:ENOG410PIZ7~COG:S~TransMembrane:1 (i33-55o)), with protein MADSENGIVAKGEQPSSTSRPSPSRQSKRRVGFVRRALSIILRLAIWYSLFTAFFSCPTNPEELDEHSPRICKPYLIVRSQLEPHVAPYYKIYGEPYVEVVRPYAHTFHDHIYAPVASVSSSAYYTYGSPRVEQGLRFVEEKWDILVSPQLRSFKSYVAELYSSAVGPQVGHIKQIIAPQYGNISRQLIKFRDGYLVPTYVRAKPIIDRVSTSVHKILIDTAIPYSRRVWSSLVVLLNGTLRPRLASLYFENVEPQLLRIAAKLASYREGGKLKRLQEEESLTETLSSTTSAFSSSITAEASTIWETTSTTTESAVSSTTSLSPTRAKAQEQITSDLRAWQEKFALAADKGCDELEKEVLAIVDNMGKSGAVNAGERLVSELEALSQQQLQKLKTEINNIVRALPEDATSKEEEEAQETMLQLVRASGLAIREQAHSLRMWFDEYDNGLVQHVTALVGSALEILDNIRDLGLQEIGMRWAWMDGVTYKDWAKFHALKKQFTDWQSEVSDVGMNHEAFLEARATGDDILSRGMAIAKSAAQELLTIKEVGAWKIQSGDSSDNFQTDIIDLAKIRAMTRSTTATETPSLATSTVSDVTGEESSRATESLSQISQAKRIETQNLDSILLSEASSLLSSVLDQVENINDSAEFVASSNPPNKPEAIHEQVNKAYSKSAQDATASLESLVAEGLDDTSMTTSLKPQPTANIVEEAAQPESAVVGGDERDTPADQYLVDDDVVFEDDGASLSISVPPRSVQGTGNPSVIIDVADQQPMEASAVDADLLPEISSEKTSTENTRHGVNPPSDQIPSSSVPPPQNQPMEETFHDIVNESSTTPSSSSYTG; from the exons ATGGCAGATTCAGAAAATGGTATTGTAGCCAAGGGAGAGCAGCCAAGCAGCACGAGTCGACCGAGCCCTTCCCGTCAGTCAAAAAGGCGAGTTGGATTTGTAAGAAGAGCATTGAGTATTATCCTTCG GTTAGCGATATGGTACTCGTTATTTACTGCATTTTTCAGTTGTCCGACGAACCCGGAGGAACTGGACGAGCATTCTCCACGAATATGCAAGCCATACTTGATTGTACGCTCGCAGTTGGAGCCGCACGTAGCTCCGTACTACAAAATTTATGGAGAACCATACGTTGAGGTTGTGCGGCCTTATGCGCACACTTTTCATGACCACATATACGCCCCGGTTGCGAGCGTGTCGTCAAGTGCATACTACACATACGGTTCTCCTCGTGTAGAGCAAGGCTTGCGGTTTGTTGAAGAGAAATGGGATATACTTGTTTCCCCGCAACTACGATCCTTCAAATCATACGTCGCTGAGCTTTACAGTTCCGCGGTGGGGCCACAGGTTGGACATATCAAACAAATCATCGCGCCTCAATACGGAAATATATCAAGACAGCTGATCAAGTTTCGGGACGGCTACCTAGTGCCAACATATGTTCGAGCTAAACCTATCATTGACAGGGTTTCCACTTCGGTCCATAAAATCTTAATTGACACCGCGATTCCCTATAGTCGCAGAGTCTGGTCTAGCCTCGTTGTTTTGCTTAATGGCACGCTACGACCACGGTTGGCTAGCTTGTATTTCGAAAACGTCGAACCTCAGTTACTTAGGATCGCGGCAAAACTCGCAAGCTACCGTGAAGGTGGGAAGTTGAAGCGTCTgcaggaagaagaaag CTTAACTGAAACCTTGAGTTCCACCACGAGCGCTTTCTCATCGAGCATAACCGCCGAGGCATCCACTATTTGGGAAACAACAAGCACTACGACTGAGTCAGCAGTCTCATCTACGACATCTCTATCCCCAACACGAGCAAAGGCTCAGGAGCAGATTACCAGCGATTTAAGAGCATGGCAGGAGAAGTTTGCGCTCGCTGCTGATAAGGGCTGTGACGAGTTGGAAAAAGAGGTCCTAGCAATTGTAGATAATATGGGGAAAAGTGGTGCTGTGAATGCAGGTGAAAGGCTTGTCTCCGAGCTGGAAGCCTTATCACAACAGCAACTGCAAAAACTCAAAACTGAGATCAATAATATTGTTCGCGCTTTACCCGAAGATGCGACCTCtaaagaggaggaagaagctCAGGAGACCATGTTACAGTTGGTTAGGGCGTCGGGACTTGCTATCAGGGAACAAGCCCACTCATTAAGAATGTGGTTCGACGAATACGATAACGGACTCGTTCAACATGTGACAGCGCTTGTTGGGTCCGCTCTCGAAATTCTTGATAACATTCGTGACCTAGGTCTTCAGGAAATCGGGATGAGATGGGCTTGGATGGATGGAGTAACCTATAAGGATTGGGCCAAATTCCACGCCCTCAAAAAGCAATTCACAGATTGGCAGAGTGAAGTGAGTGATGTTGGCATGAACCATGAAGCTTTCTTGGAAGCCAGAGCCACTGGCGATGACATCCTATCTCGAGGGATGGCCATTGCAAAATCGGCTGCTCAGGAGCTTCTCACCATTAAAGAGGTTGGAGCCTGGAAGATTCAATCTGGGGACAGCAGCGACAATTTTCAGACCGATATTATAGATCTCGCCAAAATCCGCGCCATGACAAGGTCTACGACAGCCACCGAGACTCCTTCTCTAGCAACTTCAACCGTAAGCGACGTTACCGGTGAAGAGTCATCCAGAGCAACGGAATCTCTAAGCCAGATTTCGCAGGCCAAGCGTATCGAGACGCAAAACCTAGATTCTATCCTACTCTCTGAAGCCAGCTCTCTATTATCTAGTGTTCTTGACCAGGTCGAAAATATCAATGATTCCGCCGAATTTGTAGCCTCGTCTAATCCCCCCAACAAACCCGAGGCTATACACGAACAAGTGAACAAAGCATACTCAAAATCAGCACAAGATGCAACGGCATCACTCGAGTCTCTGGTGGCAGAAGGGTTGGATGATACATCAATGACTACCTCTCTGAAACCACAGCCGACCGCAAACATCGTCGAAGAAGCCGCGCAACCCGAATCGGCAGTCGTCGGCGGGGATGAACGTGATACACCAGCGGATCAGTACCTTGTCGATGACGACGTGGTTTTTGAAGATGATGGTGCCTCTCTTTCCATTAGCGTGCCACCTAGATCGGTGCAAGGAACGGGCAATCCATCAGTAATCATCGATGTCGCGGATCAACAACCAATGGAAGCATCGGCCGTCGACGCGGACTTGCTCCCAGAAATCAGCAGTGAGAAGACTTCCACGGAAAATACAAGGCATGGGGTAAACCCTCCAAGTGACCAAATACCTAGCTCATCGGTACCGCCACCTCAAAATCAACCTATGGAAGAAACCTTTCATGATATTGTCAATGAGTCATCCACAACACCTAGCTCTTCAAGTTATACAGGTTGA
- a CDS encoding uncharacterized protein (EggNog:ENOG410PMEA~COG:S~BUSCO:11557at33183): MLSTNRPVIADAFSFRSRGRVAARTGMASSAEETKEPCLSRGLTRWYMDMRGLSASTSSLPLLFTLQPDDQEAVKRFYHLADRHMSLASYLLKYLFIHRTCHVPWSRIVISRTPAPHKRPCYIPLAPADGNENKLPILNVEFNVSHQASLVALAGYIIPGGSPTSAASATNTQSIPSPTETPATPQVGVDITCTDERARRGKSSIPTTEVDLCSFIDIYAEVFSPREIEIMKSNPTSQHSQAAVPLSLEGSIQYRLRRFYTYWALKEAYIKMTGEALLAPWLRQLEFVNVNPPEPAMDGERPVWGSPRTDVQVLMYGQKVENVRIETVSFGKEYVVATATRGPELGTGLATWGDFRSIDIDTDVALCALGKCQCPK, translated from the coding sequence ATGCTGTCAACCAACCGACCGGTGATAGCGGATGCGTTTTCGTTTCGCAGTCGAGGGCGCGTGGCCGCGAGAACAGGAATGGCATCCTCTGCGGAGGAAACCAAAGAGCCATGCTTGTCCCGTGGGCTGACACGATGGTACATGGACATGCGGGGTCTCTCAGCCAGCACGTCGTCTCTTCCACTACTCTTCACTCTCCAGCCGGATGACCAGGAGGCGGTGAAGAGGTTCTATCATCTGGCGGATAGGCACATGTCCCTTGCATCATACCTGCTTAAATATCTCTTCATTCACCGCACATGTCACGTCCCGTGGAGTAGGATAGTTATCAGTCGAACTCCTGCACCCCACAAAAGACCATGTTATATCCCATTAGCTCCCGCGGATGGCAATGAGAACAAGCTACCAATTCTCAATGTGGAATTCAATGTTAGCCATCAGGCTTCGCTTGTAGCATTGGCCGGCTATATTATCCCCGGAGGCTCTCCAACCAGTGCTGCCTCCGCTACGAATACACAATCCATACCATCGCCCACTGAAACGCCTGCCACACCACAAGTCGGCGTCGATATAACGTGTACAGACGAACGCGCCAGGCGTGGCAAAAGTTCAATCCCAACAACTGAAGTAGATCTATGCTCCTTCATAGACATCTACGCTGAAGTCTTCTCCCCCCGAGAAATAGAGATCATGAAATCTAACCCGACTTCGCAACATTCACAAGCTGCTGTGCCTCTTAGCCTTGAGGGATCGATTCAATACCGTCTGCGCCGCTTCTACACTTACTGGGCACTGAAAGAAGCATACATAAAAATGACTGGCGAAGCACTGCTCGCACCATGGCTGCGGCAATTAGAGTTCGTCAACGTCAATCCGCCGGAGCCGGCGATGGACGGGGAACGGCCGGTATGGGGCTCACCTCGGACGGATGTGCAAGTGTTGATGTATGGGCAAAAAGTGGAAAATGTGAGGATCGAGACCGTTTCTTTTGGGAAAGAGTATGTGGTTGCGACGGCGACCAGAGGGCCGGAACTTGGCACTGGTCTCGCCACATGGGGTGATTTTAGGTCTATTGATATTGACACCGACGTTGCTCTGTGTGCTTTGGGTAAATGCCAATGCCCCAAATGA
- the SLC1 gene encoding 1-acylglycerol-3-phosphate O-acyltransferase (EggNog:ENOG410PMHM~COG:I~TransMembrane:2 (o6-26i38-58o)~BUSCO:11760at33183), translating to MSILSYVVSGLTSYVALTVGLFGLSIKAPRAGFFARCLAAYASLLLCATYGVFASIVLRVAGYGQVSQWAVARSFKWVMWLTTGTYFDIVEGKQHLSTRPAVFIGNHQTELDVLMLGAVFPPYCSVTAKKSLRNVPLLGWFMALSGTVFIDRANRQTALKAFDGAAEQMRKQRQSVFIFPEGTRSYSSEPCLLPFKKGAFHLAVQAGVDIVPIVVENYSHVLNIKKLRFDAGDIKIKVLPPISTKSLTAADVDDLAVKTRESMLETLMEMHKSREALANGTAFKPAQPHAGQSSAVEI from the exons atgTCCATTCTTTCATATGTCGTCTCCGGACTGACGTCCTACGTCGCTCTCACCGTCGGCCTCTTCGGCCTCTCCATCAAGGCCCCACGGGCCGGCTTCTTCGCTCGCTGCCTCGCCGCGTACGCCTCCTTACTCCTCTGCGCAACATACGGAGTCTTCGCATCGATAGTCCTCAGGGTAGCCGGCTATGGCCAGGTTTCGCAGTGGGCCGTGGCCCGCAGTTTCAAATGGGTGATGTGGTTGACCACAGGGACGTACTTTGACATTGTGGAAGGAAAGCAGCATCTGTCTACGCGGCCTGCTGTGTTTATCGGGAACCACCAGACGGAGTTGGATGTGTTGATGCTCGGCGCCGTGTTTCCTCCTTACTGCAGCGTGACGGCGAAGAAGTCCCTGAGGAACGTGCCCCTCTTAGGATGGTTCATGGCGCTCTCCGGAACGGTGTTTATCGATCGTGCGAATCGGCAGACGGCGCTGAAGGCGTTTGACGGTGCGGCGGAGCAGATGCGGAAGCAGAGGCAGAGCGTGTTCATCTTTCCGGAGGGAACGAGGAGTTATTCGTCGGAACCGTGCTTGTTGCCGTTTAAAAAGGGAGCTTTCCATTTGGCGGTGCAGGCAGGCGTCGATATCGTGCCGATTGTAGTGGAGAATTACTCGCATGTGTTGAATATCAAGAAGCTGAGGTTTGATGCTGGTGACATCAAGATCAAAG TGCTCCCGCCCATTAGCACCAAAAGCCTGACTGCCGCTGATGTCGACGACCTCGCAGTGAAAACTAGAGAATCTATGCTCGAGACTCTTATGGAAATGCACAAGTCAAGGGAGGCACTAGCGAACGGAACAGCATTCAAACCCGCCCAGCCGCACGCCGGCCAGTCCAGCGCCGTCGAAATATAA
- a CDS encoding uncharacterized protein (EggNog:ENOG410PQTC~COG:S~TransMembrane:4 (i21-38o44-61i91-109o115-135i)~BUSCO:15195at33183), whose amino-acid sequence MAQKAAKTLAARNISLLRKTHLTTLCLHVVFLLLHFLFNRPRSLVPYAIFTLPTLLIEFYFERLGRPRYNPGDNSLRSPGEDLDASGLTEYLWDVLYWTWGCMGAVCVFSDRAWWLWIVVPLYSMWLAYTTFIGVRRGFAGMGMDGNGSVPVAESKRQKKLEKRGQRVKYR is encoded by the exons ATGGCCCAG AAAGCTGCCAAAACCCTCGCTGCGAGGAACATCTCTCTCCTCCGCAAAACCCACCTAACCACCCTCTGTCTCCACGTCGTATTCCTCCTCCTGCACTTCCTCTTCAACCGGCCGCGTTCCCTCGTTCCCTATGCTATCTTTACTCTCCCTACTCTCCTTATAGAATTCTATTTTGAACGCCTCGGCCGTCCGCGATACAACCCGGGTGACAACTCGCTCCGATCTCCTGGCGAAGACCTCGATGCTTCCGGCCTAACTGAGTATCTTTGGGACGTTCTCTACTGGACGTGGGGATGTATGGGCGCTGTGTGCGTTTTCAGTGACAGGGCATGGTGGCTGTGGATCGTAGTCCCATTGTATTCTATGTGGTTGGCATATACGACTTTTATCGGTGTAAGGAGGGGATTTGCTGGCATGGGAATGGATGGCAATGGATCGGTCCCAGTGGCAGAGAGTAAAAGGCAGAAAAAGTTGGAAAAGAGGGGCCAACGCGTAAAGTACCGCTAG
- the CDC27 gene encoding anaphase-promoting complex subunit cdc27 (EggNog:ENOG410PIGR~COG:D~BUSCO:1936at33183) has product MPPSAPHISNQLRQLVYYHLDNNLIRNALFVAGRLHAFEPRSSEAAYLLSLCHLLAGQSKAAWEVSRNSGSRGTHLGCSYVYAQACLDLGKYIEGITALERSRPHWILRNNWNKHSESRRQHLPDAAAVQCLQGRLWKAHKDIHKAVDCYVEALKLNPFLWDAFLGLCEAGASVRIPNIYKMTPEMIAVLTASPLAENLASFDKGLPATGPLQVQPHSNNNVDPFISLNPRAETTGSSALWEKLNGNSMNVIPGTEGMETPIAQSDSDDFRANGGGGMGSESFGEPPLAPARKQRSMQVLGLDLDPPPKMKSTVSRMKTRSCAEAEEGVSTREAPVPLVSERKRTVSGHIAPSSSTQLTEPGAPQRRSVRLFNQIRPSASKISASASGLGTKEGRDIKKVKSTGVKTRSASGSATTRVASGSRKAVTEPMDIDRKESAHGNQSKASPPDKSKEIEAIGWILELFSKLATGFNMLSNYRCQEAIQIFSSLPQSQRETPWVLSQLGRAYYEQAQYGEAEKYFIRVRTIAPHSLEDMEVYSTVLWHLKNAVELAYLAHELMEVDRLSPQAWCAIGNSFSLEGDHDQALKCFQRATQVDPRFAYAFTLQGHEYLSNEEHDKAMDAYRHAIGADNRHYNAWYGLGKVYEKMGKFKFAEQHYRTASNINPTNVVLICCIGLVLERMGNQKGALLQYARGCTLSPQAVVPRLRKARTLLKLHEVKHAHAELKILKDIAPDEPNVHYLLGKFYKMMHDKSNAIKHFTTALNLDPKAAQFIKDAMESLDSPDDFDDDMS; this is encoded by the exons ATGCCCCCTTCAGCGCCCCATATCTCCAACCAGCTACGGCAATTGGTCTACTATCACCTTGACAACAACCTTATTCGAAACGCCCTTTTTGTCGCTGGCCGCCTGCATGCATTCGAACCGAGATCTTCGGAAGCAGCCTACTTACTATCCCTTTGTCACCTTCTAGCCGGCCAGTCAAAAGCAGCGTGGGAAGTCAGCAGGAATTCTGGCTCCAGAGGTACACATCTTGGATGCTCATACGTATACGCCCAAGCATGCCTTGACCTTGGAAAGTATATCGAAGGAATCACAGCTTTGGAGCGGAGCAGGCCACACTGGATTTTAAGGAATAACTGGA ATAAACACAGTGAAAGTCGTCGCCAGCATCTACCCGACGCCGCCGCGGTTCAGTGTCTCCAGGGACGGCTGTGGAAAGCTCACAAAGATATACATAAGGCTGTAGATTGCTACGTCGAAGCCCTGAAATTAAATCCTTTTCTTTGGGACGCTTTTCTTGGCCTCTGTGAAGCAG GAGCAAGCGTTCGAATTCCCAATATTTATAAAATGACGCCGGAGATGATAGCCGTTTTAACGGCTTCTCCATTAGCTGAGAATCTTGCGTCTTTTGATAAAGGTTTACCAGCAACTGGTCCGCTGCAGGTACAGCCGCATTCGAATAACAACGTTGATCCGTTTATTTCTCTCAATCCTCGGGCGGAAACAACCGGAAGCTCTGCGCTGTGGGAAAAGTTGAACGGAAACTCCATGAATGTCATCCCAGGCACCGAAGGCATGGAAACCCCTATTGCTCAAAGCGATTCTGACGACTTCCGAGCCAATGGGGGTGGGGGAATGGGATCTGAATCTTTTGGGGAACCGCCACTTGCGCCGGCACGGAAGCAGCGGTCCATGCAGGTCCTGGGCCTCGACCTTGATCCACCTCCCAAGATGAAATCCACTGTCTCGAGAATGAAAACTCGCTCTTGTGCTGAAGCCGAAGAAGGGGTTTCTACTCGAGAAGCCCCGGTACCCCTCGTTTCCGAGCGTAAGAGAACAGTATCTGGACACATCGCACCGAGTTCATCTACGCAATTAACCGAGCCCGGGGCCCCGCAGCGAAGGAGTGTCCGATTATTCAACCAAATTCGCCCAAGTGCAAGTAAGATTTCTGCTTCGGCGAGTGGTCTCGGAACAAAGGAAGGCCGCGATATTAAAAAGGTCAAGTCTACCGGTGTAAAAACTCGAAGTGCTTCCGGTTCAGCTACGACGAGAGTTGCTAGCGGTAGCCGTAAAGCGGTCACAGAGCCTATGGATATCGACAGGAAGGAAAGCGCCCATGGTAATCAGAGTAAGGCTTCGCCTCCCGACAAATCAAAAGAGATTGAGGCTATAGGCTGGATTCTAGAACTATTCTCGAAGCTTGCTACTGGTTTCAACATGTTGTCGAATTATCGATGCCAGGAAGCTATCCAAATTTTTAGTTCCTTACCTCAAAGCCAGAGAGAAACGCCGTGGGTCCTGTCACAACTTGGACGTGCATATTATGAGCAAGCGCAATACGGCGAAGCGGAGAAATACTTCATTCGAGTTCGGACCATTGCACCACACAGTTTGGAGGATATGGAGGTCTATTCAACGGTCCTCTGGCATCTCAAAAATGCCGTTGAACTAGCATACCTCGCGCATGAGCTCATGGAAGTTGATCGGCTATCGCCACAGGCATGGTGCGCGATAGGAAATTCGTTTTCTCTGGAAGGTGACCACGACCAAGCCCTGAAGTGTTTTCAGCGTGCCACGCAGGTTGACCCACGGTTTGCGTACGCCTTTACTTTGCAAGGACATGAGTATCTTTCCAATGAAGAGCATGACAAAGCGATGGATGCTTATCGGCATGCGATTGGCGCTGATAACAGGCATTATAATGCCTGGTATGGATTGGGCAAGGTCTATGAAAAGATGGGCAAATTCAAGTTTGCAGAGCAGCATTATCGAACGGCGTCGAACATCAATCCAACTAATGTCGTGCTAATCTGCTGTATTGGCCTAGTGTTGGAACGGATGGGAAACCAGAAGGGCGCGTTGCTGCAGTATGCTCGAGGCTGCACTCTGTCACCACAGGCGGTTGTTCCACGGTTGCGCAAGGCTCGGACTCTGTTGAAACTTCATGAAGTCAAACACGCTCACGcagaattaaaaatcttgaaGGATATTGCACCCGATGAGCCTAATGTCCATTATCTTCTCGGCAAGTTCTACAAAATGATGCATGATAAAAGCAATGCGATTAAGCATTTCACAACTGCCTTGAACTTGGATCCAAAG GCCGCCCAGTTTATCAAAGATGCCATGGAGTCGTTGGATAGCCCCGATGATTTCGATGATGATATGAGCTAG
- a CDS encoding uncharacterized protein (EggNog:ENOG410Q07I~TransMembrane:1 (o635-654i)), producing MDDCILCGDYFNDFRRHLDKTWLDEFRAVYCVDEECRISGIGRDHGYLQGKVLVPLDETTRWTDRGVLFIRVSMMRRPCRNVDRARGFIFHDSCWRLLKEVYNQDPIPLRRLLEVCKSVPVDDHNRLLWSHEYGRREYNYQILDQVPCDPYNVPDVQHILSKPLHLPRFQPSRKAKCARKEHGRKADNPTSTMPDLSNDSHEKNYFKKLPFEILEEIASYLEVADFLRLRSVSKAFCSIFSSRRFWKIRFWNERGFIFEALDSTIQRRLNWQSLYWHTNGSKLSLALSNRKRVWTLNQMLQEKLDLRWIDDPKLRHDDPGDVNWEWREVHGEMIEESFREFSNGCRRFHRRWATLPPKVTKIGVSTIHDGRESYVTGMQVISEGSQPLQIGYMNPISARQVFAEITSLEGFTVAVGPGGIQAVQMIMGNDCQSGWLGRPDEEAAVTRRLAAGEPISALAMGFDGYKMVSLAVGKNTLMPNTRPFSNDLRETALWHRRIPGPNHHLSYESFVGRDPTFGYSPLHVALFGGPGGCYLRSLFGISLSYADHGIMGIDFLHRDGHIPYECWRLGYHTFGLQRGFYIDGRNGELIESVDIDTFHYPDEAAHGISRHGVVKSLRASFFSSSKPPPPPPPPLFLPFFFFLTFLGLLLKSFADLHKPW from the exons ATGGATGACTGTATTCTTTGCGGTGATTACTTCAATGACTTCAGACGACACCTCGACAAAACATGGTTGGATGAATTTCGTGCAG TCTACTGTGTCGACGAAGAGTGTCGAATTTCCGGAATTGGCCGTGACCACGGCTATCTTCAAGGCAAAGTGCTCGTCCCTTTGGACGAAACCACAAGATGGACTGACCGCGGCGTGCTCTTCATCCGCGTCTCTATGATGAGGCGACCCTGTCGAAATGTGGATCGTGCCCGGGGCTTTATTTTTCATGATTCCTGCTGGCGGCTCCTTAAAGAAGTTTACAATCAGGACCCGATCCCACTGAGGCGACTTCTGGAAGTTTGTAAGTCAGTGCCCGTTGATGACCACAATCGTTTACTGTGGTCCCATGAATACGGCAGAAGGGAGTATAATTACCAAATATTGGATCAAGTGCCTTGTGATCCATACAACGTACCAGACGTTCAGCACATACTCAGCAAACCTCTACACCTCCCTCGGTTTCAACCTAGCAGGAAAGCGAAATGTGCCAGGAAAGAACATGGAAGAAAAGCAGATAATCCTACGAGTACAATGCCAGACCTGTCAAATGACTCACATGAGAAAAATTACTTCAAGAAACTACCGTTTGAGATACTAGAAGAAATAGCCTCTTACCTGGAAGTAGCGGATTTTCTTCGTCTCCGTTCTGTTTCCAAAGCTTTCTGCTCGATATTCTCCAGTCGCAGGTTTTGGAAGATCAGATTTTGGAACGAGCGTGGATTCATATTTGAGGCCCTTGACAGTACTATCCAACGTCGCCTTAACTGGCAAAGCTTATATTGGCATACCAACGGCTCAAAGCTCTCGCTAGCCCTATCCAACAGGAAAAGGGTTTGGACGCTAAACCAGATGCTGCAAGAGAAGTTGGATTTGAGATGGATCGATGACCCAAAGCTGCGCCACGATGATCCAGGTGATGTGAACTGGGAGTGGAGAGAAGTGCATGGGGAGATGATCGAGGAGAGCTTTCGAGAATTCTCCAACGGTTGTCGCCGCTTTCACAGGCGATGGGCTACTCTGCCTCCCAAGGTTACAAAAATCGGTGTCTCAACTATTCATGATGGGAGGGAAAGCTATGTTACGGGCATGCAAGTTATATCAGAGGGAAGCCAACCTCTTCAAATCGGTTACATGAACCCCATATCAGCAAGGCAGGTCTTCGCAGAGATCACCTCTCTCGAAGGCTTTACTGTAGCTGTCGGACCTGGGGGAATCCAAGCAGTACAAATGATCATGGGTAACGACTGCCAATCTGGTTGGTTAGGGAGGCCTGATGAAGAGGCAGCAGTCACTCGCCGGCTGGCAGCCGGTGAGCCAATATCTGCTCTTGCTATGGGGTTCGAC GGATACAAAATGGTTAGCCTAGCAGTTGGTAAAAATACACTAATGCCAAACACACGGCCCTTTAGCAACGACTTACGGGAAACTGCGTTGTGGCACCGCAGGATTCCCGGCCCAAATCATCATCTGAGCTATGAGTCGTTTGTGGGGCGAGATCCAACTTTTGGTTATTCTCCCCTACACGTCGCTTTGTTTGGTGGGCCTGGGGGTTGTTATCTTCGCTCGTTGTTTGGGATTTCGCTGTCTTACGCCGACCACGGTATAATGGGTATCGACTTTTTACATCGTGATGGACATATTCCTTACGAATGTTGGCGACTTGGCTATCACACCTTCGGATTGCAAAGGGGCTTTTATATTGATGGACGGAATGGGGAGCTTATTGAGAGCGTGGACATCGACACATTCCATTATCCTGACGAGGCAGCACACGGCATCTCCAGGCATGGAGTGGTGAAATCTCTTAGAGCaagtttcttttcttcttcgaaaccacccccccccccccccccccccctctttctccctttttttttttttttaaccttCCTGGGTTTACTTCTAAAATCTTTTGCAGATCTACACAAACCGTGGTAG